The stretch of DNA CGCTTTTATAGGCTTTTCTAGTCATAGCCGCAGTTTTAGGCAACATCCACTTATGGTATTGGCGGCATTGCTATCCACTCCCTGTCTTCAGATTTACTTTATAAATCAGCTCTAAGTCCAACTTCAGAGCGTTGCTAATCTTGTAGTTCAAGCCGACACCAGCACCCAAAGATCCAATCCGATAAATGGGGTTGCGTTCGGCAAAGCGGGATAGGGCATTATTGCCACCGCCATTGCCTTCAAAATACGGGTTAACTGTGTCAGCGTAATAGTGATGCAGTCCATTAGCAGCAGTGAGGGTAACAGTTATATCACTTCTCAATGAGAGGGAAATACAGCGATAGGGGTCTACAGGTAGCTAGCTGTAGACCCTTATCGCGAACTGTATAGAACGCAAGTAAAAATGCTATATGAGTGCAAGCTTACTCTTAAATCAGTATGGGCACTGCCGTGCCGTGACTGTAGCCTTTAAGACCTGGTTCCCGTGACAATGTAGGCAACTCGTTGACCAATATTGGTGGCGTGGTCTGCCATTCGTTCCAAATGCCGAATGATCAACCCCATCAACAGAATCGGTTCAACCACCCCTTTGATATCCCGCTGAAAGGCTAAGGTTTGATAAACCGTTTCGTAAGCGCTATCCACGGCATCGTCTTGCTGCTTGACAGCTTTCCCGGCGGCTGCGTCCAAATCTGCCAGCGCGACTAAACTCGACGCCAGCATGGCTTGAGCATGATGGGACATTACCTCAATCTGCGGTAGGCAAGAATGAGGCGGGTAAGGAAAGAGTTTAATCGCAATTTCTGCTAGGTCTTTGGCGTAATCACCAATGCGTTCTAAGTCTCGCACCAGCTGCATACAAGCACTGAGTAAACGCAAATCCTGTGCAACCGGAGCTTCCAGGGTCATTAAAGTTGCACAATCTAGCTCGATTTGGCGATAAAATCGGTCAATTTGTTTATCCAATAAGGGAATTTCCCTAGCGGCTGCCAGGTTACGGGAAAACAAGGCTTGATGCGAGAGGCGAAAGGAGTTTTCTACTAAGGCTCCCATTCGCAAAACATCCCTTAATAAGCCCCTAGTTCTGCGATCGAAGTGTATCCGTTCCGTATGCACGTGTTTAGAGGAAAGCATTCACCTCTGCTGGTAGAAAAACAAAACGACTGTACTCTCTAAGATGGCTTAAATTTGTTGATTTGGCTGTATG from Coleofasciculus sp. FACHB-T130 encodes:
- the phoU gene encoding phosphate signaling complex protein PhoU: MLSSKHVHTERIHFDRRTRGLLRDVLRMGALVENSFRLSHQALFSRNLAAAREIPLLDKQIDRFYRQIELDCATLMTLEAPVAQDLRLLSACMQLVRDLERIGDYAKDLAEIAIKLFPYPPHSCLPQIEVMSHHAQAMLASSLVALADLDAAAGKAVKQQDDAVDSAYETVYQTLAFQRDIKGVVEPILLMGLIIRHLERMADHATNIGQRVAYIVTGTRS